A genomic stretch from Natronomonas gomsonensis includes:
- a CDS encoding anthranilate phosphoribosyltransferase yields MAQATEKYGEWPLKRLMTEVVGSGHKSADDMTREQAAEAFRRILDFEPDDTTLGAFWLANRWKRNTPEELAAYIDVMAEGTETYAPQCDPVDCGANYDGKGRSAIFGVAAGLVAAAAGTPVVVHSGDRVPTQKQDAYKHVLDELGVRTDLTPEESAEMTDEVGFGFYYQPNFAPEITALEERRDMMGVRTFVNTIETLANPAEASTHLGSFYHLPYAKRIIDTFQESETVPVDRVVMFQGMEGYDDVRPGSTKVAVWNEGEEMDDFDIETPEYGMDFEEEDLGVDDVAADSATITEEVLSGDREDNFADAIAVNAALRIYAGGDADDIRGGLEAARDALESGAAAEKLEALRSF; encoded by the coding sequence ATGGCCCAAGCGACCGAGAAATACGGCGAGTGGCCCCTCAAGCGTCTGATGACCGAAGTCGTCGGCTCCGGACACAAGTCCGCCGACGACATGACGCGCGAGCAGGCCGCCGAGGCGTTCCGTCGCATCCTCGATTTCGAACCGGACGACACGACACTGGGTGCCTTCTGGCTGGCGAACCGCTGGAAGCGCAACACGCCCGAGGAGCTGGCCGCCTACATCGACGTGATGGCGGAGGGAACCGAGACGTACGCGCCGCAGTGTGACCCCGTCGACTGCGGAGCGAACTACGACGGCAAGGGCCGGAGCGCCATCTTCGGCGTCGCCGCCGGCCTCGTCGCCGCGGCCGCGGGCACGCCCGTCGTCGTCCACTCCGGGGACCGCGTCCCGACGCAGAAACAGGACGCCTACAAGCACGTCCTCGACGAGTTGGGCGTCCGCACCGACCTCACGCCCGAGGAGTCGGCCGAGATGACCGACGAGGTCGGCTTCGGCTTCTACTACCAGCCGAACTTCGCACCCGAGATTACCGCCCTCGAAGAGCGTCGCGACATGATGGGCGTCCGCACCTTCGTCAACACCATCGAGACGCTGGCGAATCCCGCCGAGGCGTCGACGCACCTCGGGTCGTTCTATCACCTGCCCTACGCCAAGCGCATCATCGACACCTTCCAGGAAAGCGAAACCGTACCCGTCGACCGCGTCGTCATGTTCCAGGGGATGGAGGGCTACGACGACGTGCGACCGGGGTCGACGAAAGTCGCTGTCTGGAACGAGGGCGAAGAGATGGACGACTTCGACATCGAGACGCCGGAGTACGGCATGGACTTCGAGGAGGAGGACCTCGGCGTCGACGACGTGGCCGCCGACTCCGCAACGATTACCGAAGAAGTGCTGTCGGGGGACCGCGAGGACAACTTTGCCGACGCAATCGCCGTCAACGCCGCCCTGCGCATCTACGCGGGCGGCGACGCCGACGACATCCGCGGTGGCCTTGAGGCGGCCCGCGACGCACTCGAATCGGGCGCGGCGGCAGAGAAACTCGAAGCGCTTCGGTCGTTCTGA
- a CDS encoding flavin-containing monooxygenase, which yields MSDGDVREAATERDSETTDFDAVVVGAGFSGLYMLHRLRELGLSVRVYEKGDGVGGTWYWNRYPGARCDSESHIYCYSFDEDLYEVWEWSERYPEQPEILEYLNFAADELDLRRDIAFETEVTSASYDDEAATWTVETADGDSVETRFFISAVGCLSELFKPDFDGLDTFDGEWYHTARWPHDGVDLDGKHVGVVGTGSTGIQFISENASRASHLTVFQRTPNYAVPARNRPLEADEYEEIRDNYDAIWERARNSRLGMPFEPDENSARGLSEDEIRDILEDRWQQGGFRFLHAFEPGHVLSNAETNEIISEFIREKIRERVDDPETAEKLVPTDHPYASKRPPMDYNDYYGTYNRDNVSLVDVDANPITELTPDGVRTTADEYDIDVLVFATGFDAMTGAILAMDIYGRDGRSLEEKWADGPTTYLGLGIHDFPNCFTITGPQSPSVLTNMPMSIEQHVEWITDCIAYMDREGYDRIEATAESEQQWVSQTNMLADNMLFSEAKSWYRGENVPGKPGIFTPFPGGLEMYRGICERVAEDDYDGFELRRAPDAPTVEQ from the coding sequence ACCGACTTCGACGCCGTCGTCGTCGGGGCGGGCTTTTCGGGACTGTACATGTTACACCGACTCCGAGAGTTGGGGCTGTCGGTGCGAGTCTACGAGAAGGGCGACGGCGTCGGCGGGACGTGGTACTGGAACCGCTATCCCGGCGCCCGCTGTGACAGCGAGAGCCACATCTACTGTTACTCCTTCGACGAGGACCTCTACGAGGTGTGGGAGTGGTCGGAACGCTACCCCGAACAGCCCGAAATCCTCGAGTATCTCAACTTCGCCGCCGACGAACTCGACCTCCGCCGGGACATCGCCTTCGAGACGGAGGTCACCTCGGCCAGCTACGACGACGAGGCGGCGACGTGGACCGTCGAGACGGCCGACGGCGATAGCGTCGAGACGCGCTTTTTCATCAGCGCCGTCGGCTGTCTCTCCGAACTGTTCAAACCCGACTTCGACGGCCTCGATACCTTCGACGGTGAGTGGTACCACACCGCCCGGTGGCCCCACGACGGCGTCGACCTCGACGGCAAGCACGTCGGCGTCGTCGGTACGGGGTCGACGGGCATCCAGTTCATCTCCGAGAATGCCTCGCGGGCGAGTCACCTGACGGTGTTCCAGCGGACGCCGAACTACGCCGTCCCCGCGCGGAACCGACCACTGGAAGCCGACGAGTACGAGGAGATACGCGACAACTACGACGCCATCTGGGAGCGGGCGCGCAACTCGCGGTTGGGGATGCCGTTCGAACCCGACGAAAACTCCGCACGCGGCCTCTCCGAAGACGAGATACGGGACATCTTAGAGGACCGCTGGCAACAGGGCGGTTTCCGCTTTTTGCACGCCTTCGAACCCGGCCACGTGTTGTCGAACGCCGAAACAAACGAAATCATCTCGGAGTTCATCCGCGAGAAGATTCGCGAACGGGTCGACGACCCCGAAACCGCTGAGAAGCTCGTCCCGACGGACCACCCCTACGCCTCCAAGCGGCCGCCGATGGATTACAACGACTACTACGGGACGTACAACCGTGATAATGTCTCGCTGGTCGACGTGGACGCCAATCCGATAACCGAACTCACGCCAGACGGCGTCCGGACGACGGCCGACGAGTACGACATCGACGTGTTGGTCTTCGCGACGGGATTCGACGCGATGACCGGCGCCATCTTGGCGATGGATATCTACGGACGGGACGGTCGCTCACTGGAAGAGAAGTGGGCCGACGGTCCCACCACGTATCTCGGACTCGGCATCCATGACTTCCCGAACTGCTTCACCATCACCGGCCCACAGAGTCCCTCCGTGCTGACGAACATGCCGATGTCCATCGAACAGCACGTCGAGTGGATAACCGACTGCATCGCCTACATGGACCGCGAGGGCTACGACCGCATCGAAGCGACCGCCGAATCCGAACAGCAGTGGGTCTCACAGACCAACATGCTGGCCGACAACATGCTGTTCTCGGAGGCCAAGTCGTGGTATCGCGGCGAGAACGTCCCCGGCAAGCCGGGCATCTTCACGCCATTCCCGGGTGGTCTCGAAATGTATCGCGGCATCTGTGAACGGGTTGCCGAAGACGACTACGACGGCTTCGAACTCCGGCGGGCACCCGACGCCCCGACGGTCGAGCAGTAG